One Nitrosopumilus piranensis genomic region harbors:
- a CDS encoding KH domain-containing protein: MSFEKLLRIPNDRIAVLIGKSGNVKSKIEKLCHVSLDIDGDTGEVLIKSNGDVAKIQPFKAMEIVTAIGRGFSPENAMTLLKGENTLHVIDLREFAGKSTANVERIKGRIIGEGGRARRNMENLSSTYISVYGKTVSIIGDASKLRLAVDAISSISSGSMHGAVYDKLEAANRKEKQEKMKLWEDQDVFY; the protein is encoded by the coding sequence ATGAGCTTTGAAAAATTACTTCGTATCCCTAATGATAGAATAGCTGTATTGATTGGTAAATCGGGTAATGTTAAATCAAAAATTGAAAAATTGTGTCATGTTTCTTTAGACATTGATGGTGATACTGGAGAAGTACTGATAAAATCAAATGGTGATGTTGCAAAGATACAACCATTTAAGGCAATGGAAATTGTTACAGCAATTGGTAGAGGATTTTCTCCTGAAAATGCTATGACTTTGTTGAAAGGAGAAAACACATTGCATGTTATAGACCTTAGAGAATTTGCTGGAAAATCTACTGCAAATGTTGAAAGGATAAAAGGGAGAATTATTGGAGAAGGTGGTAGAGCAAGAAGGAATATGGAAAATCTTAGCAGTACTTATATCTCAGTTTATGGAAAAACTGTTTCAATTATTGGTGATGCAAGTAAATTACGACTAGCTGTTGATGCAATATCTTCTATTTCTAGTGGAAGTATGCATGGTGCAGTTTATGATAAATTAGAAGCTGCAAATAGAAAAGAAAAACAAGAAAAAATGAAGTTGTGGGAAGATCAAGATGTCTTCTATTAA
- a CDS encoding serine protein kinase RIO — MTDILSKKLESKLDKKLISKSKRKTLEDGFKKGKVVNEVLDKPTVMTLYKMITDHVIAYVNGAVSAGKESVVFWGVDENESNVALKIYLVSTSNFKKREPYILGDPRFSNVKKGTKNLVYLWAKKEYRNLTQCFEAGIPVPRPLYLTNNVLAMEFVGEDGAPCKSLLDSQVDEDDYKQAIQIISEMYKKAKLVHGDFSEYNIFKTEKGLVVFDLGSAVDLRHPNTQEFLKRDINNITRFFNKRGVSVEDPDELFEDIVK; from the coding sequence ATGACAGATATTCTAAGTAAAAAGCTAGAATCAAAGTTAGACAAAAAATTGATTTCAAAATCAAAAAGAAAAACTTTGGAAGATGGTTTCAAAAAGGGCAAAGTGGTCAATGAAGTTTTAGACAAGCCAACTGTCATGACTTTGTACAAAATGATTACAGATCATGTCATTGCTTATGTCAATGGTGCTGTAAGTGCTGGAAAAGAATCTGTTGTTTTTTGGGGAGTTGATGAAAATGAATCTAATGTAGCCTTGAAAATTTATCTTGTAAGTACTTCAAATTTTAAAAAACGTGAGCCATACATTCTAGGTGATCCTAGATTCTCAAATGTAAAAAAAGGAACTAAAAATCTTGTATATCTCTGGGCAAAAAAAGAATACCGAAACCTGACTCAATGCTTTGAGGCTGGAATTCCAGTTCCAAGACCATTGTATTTGACAAATAATGTGTTGGCAATGGAGTTTGTGGGAGAAGATGGTGCCCCCTGCAAGTCTCTATTGGATTCTCAAGTAGATGAAGATGACTACAAACAAGCCATTCAAATTATTAGTGAAATGTACAAAAAGGCAAAACTAGTCCATGGAGATTTTTCAGAATATAATATTTTTAAGACTGAAAAAGGCCTAGTGGTTTTTGATTTAGGATCTGCAGTTGATTTGAGACATCCTAATACTCAAGAATTTCTTAAAAGAGATATTAATAACATCACGAGATTCTTCAATAAAAGAGGAGTTTCTGTTGAAGATCCAGATGAATTATTTGAGGATATTGTAAAATGA
- a CDS encoding DUF424 domain-containing protein has product MPFAVRQTDYQKNPMLNICDAELLGKTIVEGELNMHISESYYGERFVDKEEAEVLLKNSAIINMVGNETISLSIDLGVGSENGVKKISGVPFLIVFKM; this is encoded by the coding sequence ATGCCATTTGCAGTACGACAAACTGATTATCAAAAAAATCCAATGTTGAATATTTGTGATGCTGAACTATTGGGCAAAACTATTGTTGAAGGTGAATTAAACATGCACATCAGTGAAAGCTACTATGGAGAAAGATTTGTAGATAAAGAAGAAGCTGAAGTATTACTAAAAAATTCTGCTATTATTAACATGGTTGGAAATGAAACAATATCTTTATCAATTGATTTGGGGGTCGGTTCTGAAAATGGTGTTAAAAAAATTTCTGGAGTCCCTTTTCTAATTGTTTTTAAAATGTAG
- a CDS encoding translation initiation factor IF-2: MTKAEYENLLKRIQDKLGDTEKESTARFELPVVDVMWEGQKTFLRNFSEFPKVLRRDPDKVLQYLSKEFAVPAERIGDKAMFIGRRDPDDFTRLFQIYVKDYLECPTCKSPDTKILKENRISFLICEACGAKSTLKGKYA; encoded by the coding sequence GTGACCAAAGCAGAATATGAGAATCTACTCAAAAGGATACAGGATAAACTAGGTGATACTGAAAAGGAATCTACTGCTAGGTTTGAACTTCCTGTTGTAGATGTAATGTGGGAAGGCCAAAAAACTTTCTTACGTAATTTTTCTGAATTTCCAAAGGTTCTCCGAAGAGATCCTGACAAAGTGTTACAATACTTGTCAAAAGAATTTGCAGTTCCTGCTGAAAGAATTGGTGATAAGGCCATGTTTATTGGAAGACGTGATCCTGATGATTTTACTCGATTGTTCCAAATTTATGTTAAAGATTATCTTGAATGCCCAACTTGCAAAAGTCCTGATACAAAAATTCTAAAAGAAAATCGTATTTCATTTTTGATTTGTGAGGCGTGTGGTGCAAAATCTACTCTAAAAGGTAAATATGCATAA
- a CDS encoding DUF5679 domain-containing protein → MVTAYCVKCREKRDIKNPKETKLKNGRPAVKGTCPECGTNVFRIGKME, encoded by the coding sequence ATGGTTACAGCATATTGCGTAAAATGCCGCGAAAAAAGGGATATCAAAAATCCTAAAGAAACTAAACTAAAGAATGGACGTCCTGCCGTAAAAGGTACATGTCCTGAATGTGGAACTAACGTTTTCCGAATAGGAAAAATGGAATAA
- a CDS encoding DUF373 family protein, producing the protein MSQRSDKVEKDVNASTANKLLVICIDRDNDVGEKAGIVTPVIGRDACIEAAQRLALEDPEDADSNSIFSAIKTYEDLVSKGYQVEVVTVAGVKDRGVQADEKVLNETKKVLEKFSANGAVIVSDGEDDESVIPVIQNVLPVVSVQRVVMKVSRSVEYSYAVFGKYLKMIAYDSRYSKFFLGVPGILLLIGGIATVFDYTAEIFAVLVSILGGAFLIRAFDIDRVWSSWSKPTPMGFIRMFTMVAGVLLILSSIPAGITAIDPELIESDTGLVGKITDQIIIGQFVAGVLPILWTGLGAIFAGTLLSNWIGGVPRQISDILRIIVLIALYPTIHQFTNIMISDVSSFTLIPPLLGGLAATLISATILFKKYRKHKDQEMVSD; encoded by the coding sequence ATGTCTCAGCGCTCAGACAAAGTTGAAAAAGATGTTAATGCATCAACTGCTAACAAATTACTTGTAATTTGTATTGACAGAGACAACGATGTGGGCGAAAAAGCAGGAATAGTAACCCCAGTAATTGGGAGAGATGCTTGTATTGAGGCAGCACAGAGATTAGCATTAGAAGATCCTGAAGATGCAGATTCAAATTCAATATTTTCAGCAATTAAAACATACGAAGACTTGGTAAGCAAGGGATATCAAGTTGAAGTAGTTACAGTTGCAGGAGTCAAAGACAGAGGAGTACAAGCTGATGAGAAGGTTCTTAATGAAACAAAAAAAGTATTAGAAAAATTTTCTGCAAATGGTGCCGTAATAGTTTCAGATGGGGAAGACGATGAAAGTGTTATCCCAGTTATTCAAAATGTTCTACCAGTAGTTTCAGTACAACGTGTTGTAATGAAAGTGAGTAGAAGTGTAGAGTATTCTTATGCTGTTTTTGGGAAATATCTAAAAATGATTGCATATGATTCAAGATATTCAAAATTTTTCTTGGGAGTTCCTGGAATACTTTTACTGATTGGAGGAATTGCAACAGTATTTGATTATACTGCAGAGATATTTGCAGTACTTGTTAGCATTTTAGGTGGAGCATTTTTAATTAGGGCATTTGATATCGATAGAGTCTGGTCAAGCTGGTCAAAGCCAACACCGATGGGCTTTATCAGAATGTTTACAATGGTTGCAGGAGTACTGCTAATACTTTCATCAATACCAGCTGGAATTACTGCAATTGATCCAGAACTAATTGAATCAGATACAGGACTTGTTGGAAAGATTACTGATCAAATAATTATCGGTCAATTTGTTGCAGGAGTGTTACCAATATTGTGGACAGGTCTTGGTGCAATATTTGCAGGAACATTACTTAGTAATTGGATTGGTGGAGTACCAAGACAAATCAGTGACATTTTAAGAATAATTGTTCTAATTGCTTTGTATCCAACAATACACCAATTTACTAACATCATGATTTCTGATGTAAGTTCATTTACCTTGATTCCACCACTTCTTGGAGGTCTTGCAGCTACATTGATTTCAGCCACAATTCTCTTCAAAAAATACAGAAAACATAAAGATCAAGAGATGGTTTCAGACTAA
- the uppS gene encoding polyprenyl diphosphate synthase: MIFQLSGLYKIYGKRLENEIQNGDIPNHVALILDGNRRWAKRHLTIPKAGHWKGADAVENLLDWCEEFNIKIVTLYALSAENLDRNDEELDHLYELIRMRLEKLYNDPRIHRCKMRVKGIGRIELLPESIKKVLKRLDDATKDYDNHFLNIALAYGGQYELVDAVKKIGEKIKEGQLSVDEITKKEIESNLYTSHLPQSSPDMILRTSGEKRLSGFLMWQSAYSELVFMDIFWPEFRKIDLMRAIRTFQERKRRLGK, translated from the coding sequence GTGATTTTTCAGCTATCAGGCCTTTACAAGATTTATGGGAAAAGGCTAGAAAACGAAATCCAAAATGGAGACATTCCAAACCATGTTGCATTAATTTTAGATGGAAACAGAAGATGGGCTAAAAGACATTTAACAATTCCAAAGGCAGGACACTGGAAAGGTGCAGACGCTGTTGAAAATCTACTTGATTGGTGTGAAGAATTTAATATCAAAATTGTTACATTGTATGCGCTATCTGCTGAGAATTTGGATAGGAATGATGAAGAACTAGACCATTTGTATGAACTGATTCGAATGAGATTAGAAAAGCTGTACAACGATCCACGAATTCACAGATGTAAGATGAGAGTAAAAGGGATAGGAAGAATTGAGTTACTGCCTGAATCTATCAAGAAAGTTCTAAAACGACTAGATGATGCTACAAAAGACTATGATAATCATTTTCTAAATATTGCACTAGCGTATGGAGGTCAGTATGAATTAGTTGATGCTGTAAAGAAGATTGGTGAAAAAATCAAAGAAGGTCAACTAAGTGTTGATGAGATTACCAAAAAAGAGATTGAATCAAATCTTTACACATCACATTTACCACAATCATCACCAGATATGATTTTACGTACGTCTGGAGAAAAAAGACTAAGTGGATTTTTAATGTGGCAAAGTGCATACAGTGAGTTAGTTTTTATGGACATTTTTTGGCCAGAATTTAGGAAGATAGATTTGATGAGAGCAATTAGAACATTTCAAGAGAGAAAAAGAAGATTAGGAAAATGA
- a CDS encoding bis(5'-nucleosyl)-tetraphosphatase: MIEETSAGIVLFRREDSKNLFLLLHYPSGHWDFVKGKMEKGESTHETAIRETKEETGITDIIFIDDFEEWIEYNFQYQKELVHKKVVFFLAETKTKQVNISHEHLDYTWIDYNTAMDKTTFDNAKTVLTKAQSLLTKTV; this comes from the coding sequence ATGATAGAAGAGACATCAGCAGGAATAGTATTGTTTAGAAGAGAGGATTCTAAAAACTTGTTTTTACTTTTGCATTATCCTTCTGGACATTGGGATTTTGTTAAAGGAAAGATGGAAAAAGGCGAATCAACACACGAAACTGCAATTAGGGAAACAAAAGAAGAGACAGGTATTACTGATATCATATTTATAGATGACTTTGAGGAATGGATAGAATATAATTTTCAGTACCAAAAAGAATTAGTTCACAAAAAAGTAGTTTTTTTCTTGGCTGAGACAAAAACTAAACAAGTAAACATTTCACATGAACATCTAGATTACACTTGGATAGATTACAATACCGCGATGGATAAAACTACTTTTGATAATGCAAAGACGGTTCTAACAAAAGCTCAATCGCTACTTACCAAAACTGTCTAA
- a CDS encoding orotidine 5'-phosphate decarboxylase, whose protein sequence is MPTFKTRLAEIAKTNGKVILANDYDPSVKNLETKTISNIKKLHPYLCAVKLNFHLLLPLSGKQIFKINKTAHRYGLQTIADIKLNDIGNTNKVTTENLWSLGFDAVIANPIMGLDSLKNLVKSAHKNGKGVITLCHMSAPEAKLSYDMEIKLHKKQQLYQLFLDWALTAKVDGIVVGATFPKIIQYCSKKAGKKLSIFSPGVGTQGGNANEVISSGTNYLIVGRTILNATKPVDVAKNLQLDSFGK, encoded by the coding sequence ATGCCCACCTTCAAAACTAGACTGGCAGAGATTGCAAAAACAAATGGCAAAGTAATTCTTGCCAATGATTATGATCCATCTGTAAAGAATTTAGAAACTAAAACCATCTCAAATATCAAAAAACTACATCCATACCTTTGTGCAGTGAAATTAAATTTTCATTTACTGCTACCACTAAGTGGCAAACAAATTTTCAAAATAAACAAGACAGCTCATAGATATGGTCTGCAAACAATTGCAGACATTAAACTAAATGATATTGGAAATACTAACAAAGTAACTACAGAAAATTTATGGAGTTTAGGATTTGATGCAGTAATTGCCAACCCCATTATGGGATTGGATAGTTTGAAAAACCTGGTAAAATCTGCTCACAAAAATGGTAAAGGTGTGATTACATTGTGTCATATGAGTGCCCCTGAGGCTAAATTGTCCTATGATATGGAGATAAAACTGCATAAAAAACAACAACTCTATCAGTTATTCTTAGATTGGGCCCTTACTGCCAAAGTTGATGGCATTGTAGTTGGGGCCACATTTCCAAAAATTATCCAATACTGCTCCAAAAAGGCTGGAAAAAAACTCAGTATATTTTCTCCAGGCGTTGGAACTCAAGGTGGAAATGCAAACGAAGTAATTTCCTCTGGAACAAATTATCTAATTGTTGGAAGAACCATTCTAAATGCCACAAAACCCGTAGACGTGGCAAAAAATTTACAATTAGACAGTTTTGGTAAGTAG
- a CDS encoding adenylosuccinate synthetase: protein MTSTVVVGGFFGDEGKGKIISYLAIKDNPKIIVRGGAGPNAGHTIKDGERVYKVRMLPSGFLNKDAKVMIGPGVVINPDVLKKEIEDFGVSGRAFIDKHCGIIEETHLARDSKGDLKEKIGSTGSGTGPANADRAMRVLKLAKDFDSLASLVTDVPYEINSALDKNENVLVEGTQGTFLSLWHGTYPFVTSKDVTASGICADIGLGPTKVDEVIVVFKSYVTRVGTGPLDKELSLEEAEKKGWSEFGTVTGRQRRAADFDFDLARRAIMLNGATQISITKLDVLFTDCAGKTSYDELSDDAKAFIKNIEDKLNTPVTIIGTGPTVNDVIDRRN from the coding sequence ATGACATCTACTGTTGTAGTTGGTGGATTTTTTGGAGATGAGGGAAAAGGAAAGATCATCTCATATTTGGCAATCAAAGACAATCCAAAGATAATAGTTCGTGGTGGCGCTGGCCCAAATGCCGGACACACCATAAAAGATGGCGAAAGAGTTTACAAAGTTCGAATGCTTCCAAGTGGATTCCTAAACAAAGACGCCAAAGTCATGATTGGTCCTGGCGTTGTGATTAATCCCGATGTGCTAAAAAAAGAGATTGAAGACTTTGGCGTTTCAGGACGTGCATTCATTGATAAGCACTGTGGAATTATTGAGGAGACCCATCTTGCCAGAGACTCTAAGGGTGATCTAAAAGAGAAGATTGGTAGTACTGGTTCAGGAACAGGTCCTGCAAATGCTGATAGGGCAATGAGGGTTTTAAAATTAGCAAAAGACTTTGATTCATTGGCTTCTCTAGTTACAGATGTTCCTTACGAGATTAATTCTGCTTTGGATAAAAATGAAAATGTGTTAGTTGAGGGAACTCAGGGAACATTTCTCTCATTGTGGCATGGGACATATCCTTTTGTTACTTCAAAAGATGTGACTGCTTCTGGAATATGTGCTGATATTGGACTAGGCCCAACCAAAGTAGATGAGGTAATTGTAGTCTTCAAGTCTTATGTTACGCGTGTAGGCACTGGACCTCTTGATAAAGAACTTTCACTTGAAGAAGCAGAAAAGAAAGGTTGGTCTGAGTTTGGAACTGTTACTGGTCGTCAACGTAGAGCAGCTGATTTTGATTTTGATTTAGCTAGGCGTGCAATCATGCTTAATGGTGCAACACAAATCTCAATTACAAAGTTAGATGTACTGTTTACAGACTGTGCAGGAAAAACTTCGTATGATGAACTATCTGATGATGCAAAAGCATTCATAAAAAATATTGAAGATAAATTAAACACGCCTGTTACAATTATTGGAACAGGACCCACTGTCAATGATGTTATTGATAGAAGAAACTAG
- a CDS encoding Fe(2+)-trafficking protein, which produces MSRTCTKCKDAIPDTEQLGPVAEKYPTCNKCWAEWKEYQIMVMNEMKLDMSMPDHRKLLKKHEKIFVGVMSPEGEVIDYTNEDNRKPDEPTGA; this is translated from the coding sequence ATGAGTCGTACTTGTACAAAATGCAAGGATGCTATTCCTGATACTGAGCAATTAGGTCCTGTTGCAGAGAAATATCCTACCTGCAACAAGTGTTGGGCTGAATGGAAAGAATACCAAATAATGGTAATGAATGAGATGAAACTTGACATGTCAATGCCTGACCACAGGAAATTATTGAAAAAACATGAGAAGATCTTTGTAGGTGTAATGTCTCCTGAAGGAGAAGTTATTGATTATACCAATGAGGATAACAGAAAGCCTGATGAACCAACAGGGGCTTAG